In the genome of Quercus robur chromosome 3, dhQueRobu3.1, whole genome shotgun sequence, one region contains:
- the LOC126718764 gene encoding PH, RCC1 and FYVE domains-containing protein 1-like isoform X1, which translates to MADLQRAGHVERDVDKAIASLKKGSYLLKYGRRGKPKFCPFRLSSDESALIWYSGNEEKQLKISQVSRIIPGQRTAIFQRYPRPEKEYQSFSLIYNDRSLDLICKDKEEAEVWFAGLKALISRANYKCKSESRCGSVSSDSLHSRTRRSSPSIAPFDPGDTEEVPHENIPQTRLGKAFSDIISYTAADKSSYQAESVPNSTLTSSPVDNSNGQNSGTEAFRVSLSSVVSSSSHGSGHDDFDAINDVFIWGEGIGNGILGAGMRRVGLGNSYGSKMDALLPKALESKVVLDVHNIACGGRHAVLATRQGEIFSWGEESGGRLGHGVEVDVSHPKFIDSLSGMNIELVACGEYHTCAVTRSGDLYTWGDGTHNFGLLGHGSEVSHWIPKKVSGIMEGIHVVSISCGPWHTAVATAAGQLFTFGDGSFGVLGHGDCSSTSIPREVETLKGQRTTRVACGVWHTAAVVEVTDELSNSEPSGYSCSGKLFTWGDGDKCRLGHGDKESRLVPECVTALVNQNICQVACGYNLTVALTTSGQVYTMGSTAYGQLGSPEADGKLPSRIEGKISRSFVGEIACGSYHVAVLTSTAEVYTWGKGSNGQLGHGDNIHRNTPTLVNFLKDKLVKSVACGSNFTSVICLHKSVSSADHSICTGCHNPFGFRRKRHNCYNCGLVFCKACSNRKSLKASLAPNMNRPYRVCDDCYLKLKKALESGSILRPPKSKNGNTCHKSNEAMDKETRGNKLQTTLSRLSSFGSGNQFETRRSKPDMKTELHDSRVFHALNENFQFGGIYSIKASDSLVATSKKVSSVSLPGSRMGSRSTSPVSEKSSPARFSEEIFDYSKNRNGSLSQEIINLRAQVEDLTRKSQHLEAELERTSKQLKEVTAIAEDEAEKCKSAKEVIKSLTAQLKEMAERLPGHTTGYSEGTIAENTSNILNQFSNESHAANGTISEAQSISNLKDKTLRNGTKQPTGKGEWVVHDQPGVYITLSSLPGGGNELKRVRFSRKHFTEEQAEKWWAENGTKVCERHNILTS; encoded by the exons ATGGCTGATTTGCAGAGAGCCGGTCACGTTGAGAGGGACGTAGACAAG GCCATTGCATCACTTAAAAAGGGGTCATATCTGCTAAAGTATGGACGCAGAGGGAAGCCAAAGTTCTGCCCATTCCGGCTTTCTTCT gaTGAGTCTGCATTGATATGGTACTCTGGCAATGAAGAGAAACAACTTAAAATAAGTCAAGTTTCACGGATTATTCCTGGACAGCGAACT GCAATATTTCAGCGGTATCCTCGGCCTGAAAAGGAATATCAATCATTTTCACTTATATACAATGATAGGTCCTTGGATTTG ATATGTAAAGACAAGGAAGAAGCTGAAGTTTGGTTTGCTGGTCTCAAGGCATTGATTAGTCGAGCTAACTACAAGTGTAAAAGTGAATCAAGATGTGGCAGTGTATCATCAGATAGTCTACATTCTCGTACACGAAGAAGTTCTCCATCTATTGCTCCATTT GATCCAGGAGATACAGAAGAGGTTCCTCACGAGAATATACCACAGACTAGACTGGGGAAGGCATTCAGTGACATAATATCATATACAGCAGCTGATAAAAGTTCCTATCAAGCTGAATCAGTTCCCAATTCCACATTAACATCGTCACCTGTAGACAACTCAAATGGTCAAAATTCAGGAACAGAGGCATTTCGAGTTAGTTTATCTAGTGTTGTGAGCTCATCAAGCCATGGATCGGGTCATGATGATTTTGATGCCATAAATGATGTTTTCATTTGGGGAGAAGGTATTGGGAATGGAATACTGGGTGCTGGCATGCGTAGAGTCGGGCTTGGGAATTCATATGGGTCCAAGATGGATGCCCTTCTCCCTAAGGCATTGGAATCAAAAGTAGTTCTAGATGTTCATAATATTGCTTGTGGTGGCAGACATGCTGTGCTTGCCACAAGACAAGGGGAGATCTTTAGCTGGGGAGAGGAGTCCGGAGGCAGGCTTGGGCATGGTGTTGAAGTGGATGTTTCCCACCCAAAGTTCATTGACAGTCTTAGTGGTATGAACATTGAATTAGTAGCATGTGGGGAGTATCACACTTGTGCTGTTACACGTTCTGGAGATCTTTATACATGGGGGGATGGTACTCACAACTTTGGTCTGCTTGGGCATGGAAGTGAAGTTAGTCATTGGATTCCTAAAAAGGTAAGTGGTATCATGGAGGGTATTCATGTAGTATCTATCTCTTGTGGACCTTGGCATACAGCTGTTGCGACAGCAGCTGGCCAGTTGTTTACATTTGGGGATGGATCCTTTGGTGTCCTTGGCCATGGTGACTGTAGTAGCACAAGTATCCCCCGGGAAGTGGAAACTTTGAAAGGACAGAGAACTACAAGGGTTGCATGTGGTGTTTGGCACACTGCTGCAGTCGTTGAAGTGACAGATGAATTATCTAATTCTGAACCTTCTGGTTACTCTTGTTCTGGAAAGCTGTTTACATGGGGGGATGGAGATAAATGCCGACTTGGTCATGGTGATAAAGAATCTAGACTAGTTCCAGAGTGCGTCACTGCATTGgttaatcaaaatatttgtcAAGTAGCCTGTGGGTATAATCTCACAGTTGCTCTAACGACCTCAGGACAAGTATATACAATGGGGAGTACTGCGTATGGACAGTTGGGCAGTCCTGAGGCTGATGGAAAACTTCCTAGTCGCATAGAaggtaaaatttcaagaagttttgtAGGGGAGATTGCCTGCGGCTCATATCATGTTGCAGTTCTGACTTCCACAGCAGAGGTTTATACTTGGGGAAAGGGTTCAAATGGGCAATTAGGCCATGGAGACAATATTCATAGAAACACACCTACacttgtcaattttttaaaggataagCTAGTAAAGAGTGTGGCCTGTGGTTCAAACTTTACATCTGTTATATGTCTTCATAAATCTGTATCTAGTGCTGACCACTCTATATGTACTGGTTGTCATAATCCTTTTGGTTTCAGAAGAAAACGTCACAACTGTTATAATTGTGGGCTGGTTTTTTGCAAAGCTTGCAGTAACAGAAAATCTCTGAAAGCTTCTTTAGCTCCAAATATGAACAGGCCATATCGGGTCTGTGATGATTGTTATTTGAAACTGAAGAAGGCCCTGGAATCTGGTTCTATTCTGCGACCTCCTAAATCCAAAAATGGAAATACGTGTCATAAATCCAATGAGGCCATGGATAAAGAGACTCGAGGTAATAAACTACAGACAACACTCTCCAGATTGTCATCTTTTGGCTCGGGCAATCAATTTGAAACCAGGCGTTCAAAGCCTGACATGAAAACAGAATTGCATGATAGCCGTGTCTTTCACGCTCtgaatgaaaattttcagtttggGGGAATTTATTCCATAAAAGCATCAGATTCTCTTGTTGCAACATCAAAGAAAGTTTCATCAGTTTCCCTTCCTGGTTCCAGAATGGGTTCTCGATCAACATCTCCTGTTTCAGAAAAGTCAAGCCCAGCTCGGTTTTCTGAAGAAATTTTTGATTATTCGAAGAATAGAAATGGCAGTTTAAGTCAAGAAATCATAAATTTAAGGGCTCAG GTGGAAGATCTTACTAGAAAATCCCAACATCTTGAAGCTGAACTAGAAAGAACATCAAAGCAGTTGAAGGAGGTCACTGCCATTGCAGAAGATGAAGCTGAAAAATGCAAATCCGCAAAGGAAGTTATCAAGTCTCTAACTGCTCAA CTGAAGGAAATGGCTGAAAGACTGCCAGGACATACTACCGGATATAGTGAAGGCACCATTGCTGAAAACACCTCTAATATTCTAAACCAGTTTTCCAATGAGAGCCATGCAGCAAACGGAACCATTTCAGAGGCTCAATCAATTAGCAATTTAAAAGACAAAACCTTACGTAATGGAACCAAGCAACCAACTGGAAAGGGAGAGTGGGTGGTGCATGATCAACCAGGCGTCTATATAACTTTGTCCTCCTTGCCAGGTGGTGGTAATGAACTGAAACGTGTTCGCTTCAG CCGGAAGCATTTCACGGAAGAACAAGCGGAGAAATGGTGGGCTGAAAACGGGACCAAAGTATGTGAGCGACACAATATACTTACTTCATAG
- the LOC126718763 gene encoding pentatricopeptide repeat-containing protein At1g26900, mitochondrial yields the protein MASLFKLTCLRQTLNIWSKLVNPKQHCSISSQDQKLLYLLKSCKQTSENSQVHGFMVKTGLDQVPFTLSKLLDSSTQDMEYAASIFKYVQNPNLFMFNTMLRGYSISDDPVQAFGVFNHLMGQSIGLDEFSFASMLKACARVLGIVSGQGIHGVVLRSGHGLFTNVKNTLLHLYCVCGRIGDARKLFDEFPQINDLVSWNSLMVGYVQVSQPNMVLYLYWKMCRSGLRASITTVLSVLSATGDCGNLLGGKSLHGHCIKVGFCSDLNVVTSMIDMYAKAGNVELGRRVFDEVAEKDVVLWNCLIDKYARNGMVENAVALLRQMKLQRVTPNSSTLAGLLSACAASGAVNVGRCINDYVEEEKMVLDMVLGTALVDMYAKCGFLEKAIEIFDRMVSKDVKSWTAMISGYGVHGQARNAIMLFYRMEEEGFRPNEITFLAILSACSHGGLVTEGMRCFERMVCEYGLSPKVEHYGCLIDLLGRAGLLEEAHKLIQSLPIKGDATAWRSLLAACRVYGNVVLGECVKRVLVKIFDEHPTDSILLSSTYAIAGRLPEERRMQEMKEDSIMKEVKCHSVGTEKEKLIKEAGCSIIEMDSQWCEPSWENEQLSD from the coding sequence ATGGCCTCATTATTCAAACTCACATGCCTGAGGCAAACATTGAATATTTGGTCCAAACTTGTTAACCCAAAACAACACTGCTCTATCTCCTCACAGGACCAAAAGCTCCTTTATTTATTGAAATCTTGCAAGCAAACCTCAGAAAACTCTCAAGTCCATGGCTTTATGGTCAAGACTGGACTTGACCAAGTCCCTTTCACTCTCAGCAAGCTTCTTGATTCTTCCACTCAAGACATGGAATATGCTGCctcaattttcaaatatgtaCAAAACCCAAATTTGTTCATGTTCAATACCATGCTTAGAGGCTATTCCATTAGTGATGACCCAGTACAAGCTTTTGGTGTTTTCAATCATTTGATGGGTCAAAGTATTGGGCTTGACGAGTTCTCTTTTGCTAGTATGCTTAAAGCTTGTGCTCGTGTATTGGGCATTGTGAGTGGGCAAGGGATTCATGGGGTGGTTTTGAGGTCTGGGCATGGGCTATTTACCAATGTAAAGAATACACTTTTGCATTTGTATTGTGTTTGCGGGAGAATTGGTGATGCCCGTAAGTTGTTTGATGAGTTTCCTCAAATAAATGATTTGGTTTCATGGAACAGTTTGATGGTTGGCTATGTTCAAGTATCTCAGCCTAATATGGTATTATATTTGTATTGGAAAATGTGTAGGAGTGGTTTGAGAGCCAGTATTACCACAGTTTTGAGTGTTCTGTCTGCTACTGGTGATTGTGGAAATTTACTTGGAGGGAAGTCTCTTCATGGTCATTGCATTAAAGTTGGGTTTTGTTCTGATTTAAATGTGGTTACCTCTATGATTGATATGTATGCAAAAGCTGGGAATGTTGAATTAGGGCGTAGGGTTTTTGATGAAGTTGCTGAAAAGGATGTTGTTTTATGGAATTGTCTAATAGATAAGTATGCAAGAAATGGCATGGTTGAAAATGCAGTAGCTCTATTACGTCAAATGAAACTTCAACGAGTGACGCCCAATTCATCTACATTAGCTGGATTGCTTTCGGCTTGTGCTGCCTCTGGAGCCGTCAATGTAGGCCGATGCATCAATGATTAtgtggaagaagaaaaaatggtgTTGGATATGGTTCTTGGGACAGCTCTAGTTGATATGTATGCTAAATGTGGGTTCTTAGAGAAGGCTATAGAAATTTTTGATAGGATGGTGAGCAAAGATGTGAAATCTTGGACAGCCATGATCTCAGGTTACGGGGTTCATGGGCAGGCGAGAAATGCCATTATGCTATTTTACAGGATGGAAGAGGAGGGGTTTAGACCTAATGAAATCACTTTCTTGGCAATTTTAAGTGCTTGTAGTCATGGGGGCCTCGTGACAGAGGGCATGAGATGTTTTGAGAGAATGGTTTGTGAGTATGGCCTTTCACCAAAGGTTGAGCACTACGGATGTTTGATTGATCTTTTAGGTCGTGCTGGGTTGCTGGAGGAAGCACATAAATTAATCCAGAGCTTGCCCATTAAGGGGGATGCTACTGCATGGCGCTCATTGCTTGCAGCTTGCAGAGTCTATGGAAATGTTGTATTGGGGGAATGtgtgaagagggtgttagtCAAAATATTTGATGAACATCCCACAGATTCGATCCTTCTCTCTAGCACTTATGCCATTGCTGGAAGGCTGCcagaagaaagaagaatgcaGGAAATGAAGGAAGATAGCATAATGAAAGAAGTGAAATGTCATTCGGTTGGGACGGAGAAAGAAAAGTTGATAAAGGAAGCTGGATGTAGCATAATTGAGATGGATTCTCAGTGGTGTGAACCTAGTTGGGAAAACGAGCAACTGAGTGATTGA
- the LOC126718764 gene encoding PH, RCC1 and FYVE domains-containing protein 1-like isoform X2 translates to MADLQRAGHVERDVDKDESALIWYSGNEEKQLKISQVSRIIPGQRTAIFQRYPRPEKEYQSFSLIYNDRSLDLICKDKEEAEVWFAGLKALISRANYKCKSESRCGSVSSDSLHSRTRRSSPSIAPFDPGDTEEVPHENIPQTRLGKAFSDIISYTAADKSSYQAESVPNSTLTSSPVDNSNGQNSGTEAFRVSLSSVVSSSSHGSGHDDFDAINDVFIWGEGIGNGILGAGMRRVGLGNSYGSKMDALLPKALESKVVLDVHNIACGGRHAVLATRQGEIFSWGEESGGRLGHGVEVDVSHPKFIDSLSGMNIELVACGEYHTCAVTRSGDLYTWGDGTHNFGLLGHGSEVSHWIPKKVSGIMEGIHVVSISCGPWHTAVATAAGQLFTFGDGSFGVLGHGDCSSTSIPREVETLKGQRTTRVACGVWHTAAVVEVTDELSNSEPSGYSCSGKLFTWGDGDKCRLGHGDKESRLVPECVTALVNQNICQVACGYNLTVALTTSGQVYTMGSTAYGQLGSPEADGKLPSRIEGKISRSFVGEIACGSYHVAVLTSTAEVYTWGKGSNGQLGHGDNIHRNTPTLVNFLKDKLVKSVACGSNFTSVICLHKSVSSADHSICTGCHNPFGFRRKRHNCYNCGLVFCKACSNRKSLKASLAPNMNRPYRVCDDCYLKLKKALESGSILRPPKSKNGNTCHKSNEAMDKETRGNKLQTTLSRLSSFGSGNQFETRRSKPDMKTELHDSRVFHALNENFQFGGIYSIKASDSLVATSKKVSSVSLPGSRMGSRSTSPVSEKSSPARFSEEIFDYSKNRNGSLSQEIINLRAQVEDLTRKSQHLEAELERTSKQLKEVTAIAEDEAEKCKSAKEVIKSLTAQLKEMAERLPGHTTGYSEGTIAENTSNILNQFSNESHAANGTISEAQSISNLKDKTLRNGTKQPTGKGEWVVHDQPGVYITLSSLPGGGNELKRVRFSRKHFTEEQAEKWWAENGTKVCERHNILTS, encoded by the exons ATGGCTGATTTGCAGAGAGCCGGTCACGTTGAGAGGGACGTAGACAAG gaTGAGTCTGCATTGATATGGTACTCTGGCAATGAAGAGAAACAACTTAAAATAAGTCAAGTTTCACGGATTATTCCTGGACAGCGAACT GCAATATTTCAGCGGTATCCTCGGCCTGAAAAGGAATATCAATCATTTTCACTTATATACAATGATAGGTCCTTGGATTTG ATATGTAAAGACAAGGAAGAAGCTGAAGTTTGGTTTGCTGGTCTCAAGGCATTGATTAGTCGAGCTAACTACAAGTGTAAAAGTGAATCAAGATGTGGCAGTGTATCATCAGATAGTCTACATTCTCGTACACGAAGAAGTTCTCCATCTATTGCTCCATTT GATCCAGGAGATACAGAAGAGGTTCCTCACGAGAATATACCACAGACTAGACTGGGGAAGGCATTCAGTGACATAATATCATATACAGCAGCTGATAAAAGTTCCTATCAAGCTGAATCAGTTCCCAATTCCACATTAACATCGTCACCTGTAGACAACTCAAATGGTCAAAATTCAGGAACAGAGGCATTTCGAGTTAGTTTATCTAGTGTTGTGAGCTCATCAAGCCATGGATCGGGTCATGATGATTTTGATGCCATAAATGATGTTTTCATTTGGGGAGAAGGTATTGGGAATGGAATACTGGGTGCTGGCATGCGTAGAGTCGGGCTTGGGAATTCATATGGGTCCAAGATGGATGCCCTTCTCCCTAAGGCATTGGAATCAAAAGTAGTTCTAGATGTTCATAATATTGCTTGTGGTGGCAGACATGCTGTGCTTGCCACAAGACAAGGGGAGATCTTTAGCTGGGGAGAGGAGTCCGGAGGCAGGCTTGGGCATGGTGTTGAAGTGGATGTTTCCCACCCAAAGTTCATTGACAGTCTTAGTGGTATGAACATTGAATTAGTAGCATGTGGGGAGTATCACACTTGTGCTGTTACACGTTCTGGAGATCTTTATACATGGGGGGATGGTACTCACAACTTTGGTCTGCTTGGGCATGGAAGTGAAGTTAGTCATTGGATTCCTAAAAAGGTAAGTGGTATCATGGAGGGTATTCATGTAGTATCTATCTCTTGTGGACCTTGGCATACAGCTGTTGCGACAGCAGCTGGCCAGTTGTTTACATTTGGGGATGGATCCTTTGGTGTCCTTGGCCATGGTGACTGTAGTAGCACAAGTATCCCCCGGGAAGTGGAAACTTTGAAAGGACAGAGAACTACAAGGGTTGCATGTGGTGTTTGGCACACTGCTGCAGTCGTTGAAGTGACAGATGAATTATCTAATTCTGAACCTTCTGGTTACTCTTGTTCTGGAAAGCTGTTTACATGGGGGGATGGAGATAAATGCCGACTTGGTCATGGTGATAAAGAATCTAGACTAGTTCCAGAGTGCGTCACTGCATTGgttaatcaaaatatttgtcAAGTAGCCTGTGGGTATAATCTCACAGTTGCTCTAACGACCTCAGGACAAGTATATACAATGGGGAGTACTGCGTATGGACAGTTGGGCAGTCCTGAGGCTGATGGAAAACTTCCTAGTCGCATAGAaggtaaaatttcaagaagttttgtAGGGGAGATTGCCTGCGGCTCATATCATGTTGCAGTTCTGACTTCCACAGCAGAGGTTTATACTTGGGGAAAGGGTTCAAATGGGCAATTAGGCCATGGAGACAATATTCATAGAAACACACCTACacttgtcaattttttaaaggataagCTAGTAAAGAGTGTGGCCTGTGGTTCAAACTTTACATCTGTTATATGTCTTCATAAATCTGTATCTAGTGCTGACCACTCTATATGTACTGGTTGTCATAATCCTTTTGGTTTCAGAAGAAAACGTCACAACTGTTATAATTGTGGGCTGGTTTTTTGCAAAGCTTGCAGTAACAGAAAATCTCTGAAAGCTTCTTTAGCTCCAAATATGAACAGGCCATATCGGGTCTGTGATGATTGTTATTTGAAACTGAAGAAGGCCCTGGAATCTGGTTCTATTCTGCGACCTCCTAAATCCAAAAATGGAAATACGTGTCATAAATCCAATGAGGCCATGGATAAAGAGACTCGAGGTAATAAACTACAGACAACACTCTCCAGATTGTCATCTTTTGGCTCGGGCAATCAATTTGAAACCAGGCGTTCAAAGCCTGACATGAAAACAGAATTGCATGATAGCCGTGTCTTTCACGCTCtgaatgaaaattttcagtttggGGGAATTTATTCCATAAAAGCATCAGATTCTCTTGTTGCAACATCAAAGAAAGTTTCATCAGTTTCCCTTCCTGGTTCCAGAATGGGTTCTCGATCAACATCTCCTGTTTCAGAAAAGTCAAGCCCAGCTCGGTTTTCTGAAGAAATTTTTGATTATTCGAAGAATAGAAATGGCAGTTTAAGTCAAGAAATCATAAATTTAAGGGCTCAG GTGGAAGATCTTACTAGAAAATCCCAACATCTTGAAGCTGAACTAGAAAGAACATCAAAGCAGTTGAAGGAGGTCACTGCCATTGCAGAAGATGAAGCTGAAAAATGCAAATCCGCAAAGGAAGTTATCAAGTCTCTAACTGCTCAA CTGAAGGAAATGGCTGAAAGACTGCCAGGACATACTACCGGATATAGTGAAGGCACCATTGCTGAAAACACCTCTAATATTCTAAACCAGTTTTCCAATGAGAGCCATGCAGCAAACGGAACCATTTCAGAGGCTCAATCAATTAGCAATTTAAAAGACAAAACCTTACGTAATGGAACCAAGCAACCAACTGGAAAGGGAGAGTGGGTGGTGCATGATCAACCAGGCGTCTATATAACTTTGTCCTCCTTGCCAGGTGGTGGTAATGAACTGAAACGTGTTCGCTTCAG CCGGAAGCATTTCACGGAAGAACAAGCGGAGAAATGGTGGGCTGAAAACGGGACCAAAGTATGTGAGCGACACAATATACTTACTTCATAG
- the LOC126718762 gene encoding protein GAMETE CELL DEFECTIVE 1, mitochondrial, with the protein MQSLKHIKTQSSCSILLRNQIHRLSFFTISKHHYSSSSSKNGGGEEWNDAWESAWLPEDLSAKHRAPWETDVNFSSASEAVVVEDSEAKAFVEDMNENWNQRKGSKPKSPEKQQNDSDSSKGSLYSLENMKKDYRLKKQRIHAGLWMKEIEKEEEAKLGDSMANGGDDIEKLLDSCSEIFDTSNNDLNDSKIPGSSEFKNKPDGWETTAKAQDGNIWEMSQREEDILLQEFDRRIAYSKFQIASFIKTHIFSRRRPIDGWKYMIEELGPNAKKGKGSVSRLPSLSDASTQPFKEEKTPLDSRLIPLKGR; encoded by the exons ATGCAAAGCCTCAAACACATAAAAACACAAAGTTCTTGTTCAATTTTACTAAGAAACCAAATTCATAGACTCAGTTTTTTCACAATATCAAAGCACCATTATTCTTCTTCAAGCTCCAAAAATGGCGGAGGTGAAGAATGGAACGACGCGTGGGAATCGGCTTGGCTCCCAGAAGACCTCTCGGCCAAGCACCGTGCTCCATGGGAAACCGACGTGAATTTCTCTTCGGCTTCAGAGGCGGTGGTTGTGGAGGACTCGGAAGCCAAGGCGTTTGTGGAGGACATGAATGAGAATTGGAATCAGAGAAAAGGGTCTAAGCCCAAAAGCCCAGAGAAGCAACAGAATGATAGTGATAGTAGTAAGGGTTCGCTTTATAGCTTGGAGAACATGAAGAAGGATTACAGGTTGAAGAAGCAGAGAATTCACGCTGGGTTGTGGATGAAGGAGATTGAGAAGGAAGAGGAGGCTAAGTTGGGGGATTCTATGGCGAATGGTGGAGATGATATTGAAAAATTGCTGGATAGCTGCTCTGA GATTTTTGACACTTCCAACAATGATTTGAACGACTCAAAAATCCCAGGCTCTTCTGAATTCAAAAACAAGCCTGATGGTTGGGAAACAACAGCCAAGGCTCAAGATGGGAATATATGGGAGATGTCACAGAGGGAAGAGGACATTCTCCTCCAAGAATTCGATCGTCGAATTGCATACAGCAAATTTCAG ATAGCTAGTTTTATCAAGACACACATATTTAGCCGAAGGAGACCAATTGATGGGTGGAAATACATGATAGAGGAGCTGGGACCAAATGCCAAGAAAGGAAAGGGTAGTGTTTCAAGGTTACCTAGTCTATCTGATGCATCAACCCAACCCTTTAAGGAGGAGAAGACTCCACTTGATAGCAGGTTGATCCCCTTAAAGGGAAGGTAG